The Allocatelliglobosispora scoriae genome contains a region encoding:
- a CDS encoding TIGR03086 family metal-binding protein, whose protein sequence is MTTTDDSVALLHRALDQTGTIIAAIKPDQKHLPTPCNSWDVEELVTHVVDEVQRLAEMAETGKRGSGDGAPLGDDWSAEFTAAADSLKAAWASPGALDRMHELPGVEVPAAWAVGQHLTEIVIHGWDIAKATGQSTDDLDPEVGEAAFDWGRANLIPDFRGDEADGAMIGHEVPVSPDAPLYTRLAAFGGRQP, encoded by the coding sequence ATGACCACGACAGACGACAGCGTCGCCCTGCTGCACCGCGCACTCGATCAGACCGGCACCATCATCGCCGCGATCAAGCCCGACCAGAAGCACCTGCCGACGCCCTGCAACTCCTGGGATGTGGAGGAGCTCGTCACGCACGTCGTCGACGAGGTCCAGCGGCTCGCCGAGATGGCGGAGACCGGCAAGCGCGGCAGCGGCGACGGCGCGCCGCTGGGTGACGACTGGAGCGCGGAGTTCACCGCCGCGGCCGACTCGCTGAAGGCCGCCTGGGCCTCCCCGGGCGCCCTCGACCGCATGCACGAGCTGCCCGGCGTCGAGGTTCCGGCGGCCTGGGCCGTCGGCCAGCACCTCACCGAGATCGTCATCCACGGCTGGGACATCGCCAAGGCGACCGGCCAGTCCACCGACGACCTCGACCCGGAGGTCGGCGAGGCCGCCTTCGACTGGGGCCGGGCCAACCTGATCCCCGACTTCCGCGGTGACGAGGCCGACGGCGCGATGATCGGCCACGAGGTGCCGGTCAGCCCCGACGCCCCGCTCTACACCCGGCTCGCCGCCTTCGGCGGACGCCAGCCCTGA
- a CDS encoding nucleotide disphospho-sugar-binding domain-containing protein, whose protein sequence is MRVLHTVYPSHAHFWPAVPILQALQSAGHDVRVASHARFAGSIRAAGLTPIALGDPEAEEARSRPDAMAPARPEQVLRFAEALGLDDEEREHWIAYYQMLLNAISDYIRTDLPYADELISFARAWQPDLVLWDPIFACGPIVAKLCGAAHARMVLGPDILTFSFDKLAARKAEVVAAGFPENPQLDLLRPLAEKYGVAVDDELLFGQWSVDPMPRGMTLPSSGVRLPVRYVPFNGAETVPEWLYTKPDRPRVALTLGESVRRYIKGDWGRTPKIFEAVADLDIEVVATLNELQMLGIEKIPHNVKPIEWVTLNHLLPTCDVAIHHGGIGTWAAAVAANIPQIVCDTDESLMLLPVEVDPRTMEDGTYRIGFEFGVSEEVVATVTTWELPGKKLEATPTSSYIVSKGAGARLDHQKQSVEEIRKMILDVVTEPSYKVGAQAVYDDWLAMPSPADIIPSLERLVREHRVA, encoded by the coding sequence ATGCGAGTGCTCCACACCGTTTACCCGTCGCACGCGCATTTCTGGCCGGCCGTGCCGATCCTCCAGGCGCTCCAGAGCGCGGGGCACGACGTGCGCGTCGCCTCGCACGCCCGCTTCGCCGGCTCCATCCGGGCCGCCGGGCTGACCCCGATCGCGCTCGGCGATCCCGAGGCCGAGGAGGCCCGCAGCCGCCCGGACGCCATGGCACCGGCCCGCCCCGAGCAGGTCCTCCGCTTCGCCGAAGCGCTCGGGCTCGACGACGAGGAGCGCGAGCACTGGATCGCGTACTACCAGATGCTGCTCAACGCGATCTCCGACTACATCCGCACCGACCTGCCCTACGCCGACGAGCTGATCTCCTTCGCCCGGGCATGGCAGCCCGACCTGGTGCTCTGGGACCCCATCTTCGCCTGCGGTCCGATCGTCGCGAAGCTCTGCGGCGCCGCGCACGCCCGGATGGTGCTCGGCCCCGACATCCTCACCTTCAGCTTCGACAAGCTCGCCGCCCGCAAGGCCGAGGTCGTCGCCGCCGGATTCCCGGAGAACCCGCAGCTCGACCTGCTCCGCCCGCTCGCCGAGAAGTACGGCGTGGCGGTCGACGACGAGCTCCTGTTCGGACAGTGGAGTGTGGACCCCATGCCGCGCGGGATGACCCTGCCGAGCAGCGGTGTCCGCCTGCCCGTGCGGTACGTCCCCTTCAACGGCGCCGAGACCGTGCCGGAGTGGCTCTACACCAAACCCGACCGGCCCCGCGTCGCGCTCACCCTGGGCGAGTCGGTCCGGCGTTACATCAAGGGCGACTGGGGGCGTACGCCGAAGATCTTCGAAGCCGTCGCCGACCTCGACATCGAAGTCGTCGCCACCCTCAACGAGCTGCAGATGCTGGGCATCGAGAAGATCCCGCACAACGTCAAGCCCATCGAGTGGGTGACCCTCAACCACCTCCTGCCGACCTGTGACGTCGCGATCCACCACGGCGGCATCGGTACCTGGGCGGCAGCGGTCGCGGCGAACATCCCGCAGATCGTCTGCGACACCGATGAGAGCCTGATGCTGCTGCCGGTCGAGGTCGACCCGCGCACGATGGAGGACGGGACCTACCGCATCGGTTTCGAGTTCGGCGTCAGCGAGGAGGTCGTCGCGACGGTGACGACGTGGGAGCTGCCCGGCAAGAAGCTGGAGGCGACGCCGACGTCGTCCTACATCGTCAGCAAGGGTGCCGGGGCGCGTCTCGATCACCAGAAGCAGTCGGTCGAGGAGATCCGGAAGATGATCCTCGACGTGGTGACGGAGCCTTCGTACAAGGTGGGCGCGCAGGCCGTCTACGACGACTGGCTCGCCATGCCCAGCCCGGCGGACATCATCCCGTCCCTGGAACGCCTGGTCCGCGAGCACCGCGTGGCATAG
- a CDS encoding MFS transporter, giving the protein MSRDDRRAYLALAVLALPTMLIFLDITVLYLALPHLSADLGASGTQQLWITDSYAFLMAGSLITMGRIGDRFGRRRVLLWGAGTFGVASLLAAFAPSPELLIVARGVLGVAGAAILPSTLALITTLFRDSRRLSTAIALWTTAMMAGVAFGPVIGGVLISHLWWGAVFLIGLPVVGLLLATGPRLLPEVRGAGQDRLDPASVVLSLATILPAVWGLKELARAGWRPGPVVALMLGAAFALTFVRRQRRLRFPLLDLRLLASPLVSGALLIGLLVAGVQSGTSLLAVQHLQLVEGLSPARAGLWLLPPAIALVIGMNLTPLLARRVHPARILAGGAVIALIGQLVLTRVPATGSTGVVVCGLCVAYLGVSPVGPLVNGLVLANVPPGRSASAASLPSTGGELGVALGIAAMGSIAMLVYRRELHVPPGVSAGPVQEGLVAAGSVAGGLPGPAALELLTAAREAFTASLTVVSAVNALICAAIAVLALKMLHTPYPSEHAARQDRRNS; this is encoded by the coding sequence GTGAGCCGTGACGATCGGCGGGCCTACCTCGCGCTCGCCGTGCTGGCGCTGCCGACCATGCTGATCTTCCTCGACATCACGGTGCTCTACCTCGCGTTGCCGCACCTCAGCGCGGATCTCGGCGCGAGCGGTACGCAGCAGCTCTGGATCACCGACAGCTACGCGTTCCTGATGGCCGGGTCGCTGATCACGATGGGGCGGATCGGGGACCGGTTCGGCCGCCGCCGGGTGCTGCTGTGGGGCGCCGGTACCTTCGGCGTCGCGTCGCTGCTCGCCGCCTTCGCGCCGAGCCCGGAGCTGCTGATCGTCGCGCGCGGGGTGCTCGGCGTCGCCGGTGCGGCGATCCTGCCGTCGACGCTGGCGCTGATCACGACGCTCTTCCGCGACTCCCGACGGCTGAGCACGGCGATCGCGCTGTGGACCACGGCGATGATGGCCGGGGTGGCGTTCGGGCCGGTCATCGGCGGTGTGCTGATCAGCCACCTGTGGTGGGGCGCAGTCTTCCTCATCGGACTCCCGGTCGTCGGCCTGCTGCTCGCCACCGGACCGCGCCTGCTGCCCGAGGTGCGCGGCGCCGGCCAGGACCGCCTCGATCCGGCCAGCGTCGTGCTCTCGCTCGCGACGATCCTGCCCGCGGTGTGGGGGCTCAAAGAACTCGCCCGCGCCGGGTGGCGTCCCGGCCCGGTCGTGGCCCTCATGCTGGGCGCCGCTTTCGCCCTCACGTTTGTACGCCGCCAGCGCCGCCTCCGTTTCCCCCTGCTCGACCTGCGCCTGCTCGCCAGCCCGCTGGTCAGCGGAGCACTGCTGATCGGGCTGCTCGTCGCCGGTGTGCAGAGCGGGACGAGCCTCCTCGCCGTGCAGCACCTCCAGCTGGTGGAGGGGCTCTCCCCGGCCCGGGCCGGACTGTGGCTGCTGCCACCGGCGATCGCGCTCGTCATCGGGATGAACCTCACCCCGCTGCTGGCCCGCCGGGTGCACCCGGCCCGGATCCTCGCCGGTGGAGCGGTGATCGCGCTGATCGGGCAGTTGGTGCTGACCAGGGTCCCGGCTACGGGTTCGACGGGGGTGGTCGTCTGCGGTCTCTGCGTGGCCTACCTGGGGGTGAGCCCGGTAGGACCACTCGTCAACGGCCTGGTCCTCGCCAACGTGCCCCCGGGCAGGTCCGCCTCAGCGGCATCGCTGCCCTCGACGGGCGGGGAACTCGGGGTGGCACTCGGTATAGCGGCGATGGGCAGCATCGCGATGCTCGTCTACCGCAGGGAGCTGCACGTCCCGCCCGGCGTGTCGGCCGGTCCGGTGCAGGAGGGCCTCGTGGCGGCGGGTTCCGTGGCGGGAGGTCTGCCCGGTCCGGCCGCGCTGGAGTTGCTCACGGCCGCCCGGGAGGCGTTCACCGCGTCCCTCACGGTGGTGTCGGCGGTGAACGCGCTGATCTGCGCCGCAATAGCGGTGCTGGCGCTCAAGATGCTCCACACCCCCTACCCCTCAGAACACGCCGCGCGCCAAGATCGCCGCAACTCTTGA
- a CDS encoding alcohol dehydrogenase catalytic domain-containing protein, producing MKAAVIPSINGSWELREVPTPVPGPGEVLIKIHACGICFNDVLATMGAIPIGTSPAITGHEPVGEIVEVGPGVTTRQTGDRVGTTWVRSGCGRCDYCRLNLPVTGQTGINCPGAVSTGFSHQGGHAEYLVVGANETVLIPSGLAFDLAAPVLCAGYTAWSALRTAAPKPHERVAVLGIGGLGHMAVQYAQACGYETVAITSKPEKHVLAKELGADIVVSNGEELREVGGADVILVTGPSYPAAADCLQGLRVNGRMVLAGIDGREGFLIPPALAYPFFAQGQSIMGATHNGLPLLQEALELVADGKVTPMIETFPAEQVNEAVQKVAAGEVRFRAVVIY from the coding sequence GTGAAGGCTGCCGTCATCCCCTCGATCAACGGTTCGTGGGAGCTGCGCGAGGTACCGACCCCGGTCCCCGGACCGGGCGAGGTCCTGATCAAGATCCACGCCTGCGGGATCTGCTTCAACGACGTGCTGGCGACGATGGGCGCGATCCCGATCGGCACCTCCCCGGCGATCACCGGCCACGAGCCGGTCGGCGAGATCGTCGAGGTCGGGCCGGGTGTCACCACCCGGCAGACCGGTGACCGCGTCGGTACGACATGGGTGCGCTCCGGCTGCGGCCGCTGCGACTACTGCCGCCTCAACCTGCCGGTGACCGGGCAGACCGGCATCAACTGCCCCGGTGCGGTGTCGACGGGCTTCTCGCACCAGGGCGGCCACGCGGAGTACCTGGTCGTCGGCGCCAACGAGACCGTACTGATCCCGAGCGGCCTCGCCTTCGACCTCGCGGCGCCGGTGCTCTGCGCGGGCTACACGGCGTGGTCGGCGCTGCGTACGGCGGCGCCGAAGCCGCACGAGCGGGTGGCGGTGCTCGGCATCGGCGGCCTCGGTCACATGGCCGTGCAGTACGCCCAGGCCTGCGGCTATGAGACCGTCGCGATCACCAGCAAGCCTGAGAAGCACGTGCTCGCCAAGGAGCTCGGCGCCGACATCGTCGTCAGCAACGGCGAGGAGCTGCGCGAGGTCGGCGGCGCCGACGTGATCCTGGTGACCGGACCGTCCTACCCGGCGGCGGCGGACTGCCTGCAGGGCCTGCGGGTCAACGGCCGGATGGTGCTCGCGGGCATCGACGGCCGGGAGGGGTTCCTGATCCCGCCGGCGCTCGCCTACCCGTTCTTCGCGCAGGGGCAGTCGATCATGGGTGCGACGCACAACGGGCTGCCGCTGCTCCAGGAGGCGCTGGAGCTGGTCGCGGACGGCAAGGTCACCCCGATGATCGAGACGTTCCCGGCCGAGCAGGTCAACGAGGCCGTCCAGAAGGTCGCCGCGGGCGAGGTCCGCTTCCGCGCGGTGGTCATCTACTGA